From the Oryza glaberrima chromosome 5, OglaRS2, whole genome shotgun sequence genome, one window contains:
- the LOC127774866 gene encoding ran-binding protein 1 homolog c-like: MADKEPVVDRPEDEEEASAAAAAAAGGEEEDTGAQVAPIVRLEEVAVTTGEEDEDVLLDMKAKLYRFDKEGNQWKERGTGTVKLLKHKENGKVRLVMRQAKTLKICANHLVASTTKMQEHAGSDKSCVWHAADFADGELKEEMFAIRFGSVENCKKFKDLVEEISESLAKTEGKETEEDSSAAGLLEKLSVTEKKSEEVATKEESTEAVKETDTKSAATSE; encoded by the exons ATGGCGGACAAGGAGCCCGTCGTGGACCGCcccgaggacgaggaggaggcctccgccgccgctgccgccgccgcgggcggcgaggaggaggacacgGGCGCCCAGGTCGCCCCCATCGTGCGGCTCGAGGaggtcgccgtcaccaccggcgaggaggacgaggacgtGCTCCTCGACAT GAAGGCGAAGCTTTACCGGTTTGACAAGGAGGGGAACCAGTGGAAGGAGCGGGGGACGGGCACCGTCAAGCTCCTCAAGCACAAGGAGAACGGCAAGGTCCGCCTCGTCATGCGCCAGGCCAAGACGCTCAAGATCTGCGCGAACCACCTAG TTGCTTCGACCACGAAGATGCAGGAGCATGCGGGCAGTGACAAGTCGTGCGTCTGGCACGCGGCGGACTTCGCCGACGGCGAGCTTAAGGAGGAGATGTTCGCAATCCGGTTTGGCTCTGTCGAAA ATTGCAAGAAATTTAAGGATTTGGTTGAAGAGATTTCGGAATCACTTGCAAAGACAGAAGGCAAAGAAACCGAGGAAGATTCGTCTGCCGCTGGCCTTCTGGAGAAACTCAGCGTAACTGAAAAGAAGTCTGAGGAAGTGGCGACAAAGGAGGAATCGACCGAAGCAGTCAAGGAGACTGACACCAAATCAGCTGCCACC